One window from the genome of Pseudanabaena yagii GIHE-NHR1 encodes:
- a CDS encoding MgPME-cyclase complex family protein → MSESKQYYFVAASRKYLCEDEGKPLGETLAERRRNFEARNLEVNFWLIEQPAFLEAPELASVKKQIPQPAAAIVTTDPNTMRWLKLRLEFVATGEFTAPSASIPNPLASLAIA, encoded by the coding sequence ATGTCAGAGTCTAAGCAATATTATTTTGTTGCCGCTAGCCGTAAGTATTTGTGTGAAGACGAAGGGAAACCTTTGGGTGAGACACTAGCGGAACGTCGTCGCAATTTTGAAGCTCGCAATCTAGAAGTTAACTTTTGGTTGATCGAGCAGCCTGCTTTTTTGGAAGCTCCTGAGCTAGCAAGTGTCAAAAAGCAAATTCCTCAACCTGCGGCAGCAATTGTGACCACCGATCCCAACACGATGCGTTGGCTAAAGCTGAGACTTGAGTTTGTGGCAACGGGTGAATTCACTGCTCCTAGTGCCTCCATCCCCAATCCTTTAGCATCTTTGGCGATCGCCTAA
- a CDS encoding protein phosphatase 2C domain-containing protein: protein MKLTIISNIVSSLFRRDPLISLPSPHGYANFGFKAIAANGQSYKYGDRNLYAVIPKVKLQNLKSQQLDYRFELAQTFCIQKAGNAIAECEDIWHYAKGDRQISIALSDGATESSFAKEWAKELVTAFVNRDHAYRQEQNLQSWLQPVQQTWQQWLVQQNLTWFAKRKAGAGAFATFLGLEILSDLSWHALATGDSCLFIVRNQQANLYFPIQNSHEFNHRPKLIGTYTEAANIQMNQAHGVAELGDRFYLTTDAIACWIFKQIEANQDPWVKLGEINTQDEFANWVNKLRDRHEIANDDTTLLCLEIRRES, encoded by the coding sequence TTGAAATTGACGATTATCTCCAATATTGTGTCTAGCCTTTTTCGCAGAGATCCTTTGATTAGCTTGCCTTCCCCACATGGGTATGCCAATTTTGGTTTTAAAGCGATCGCTGCAAATGGTCAGAGTTACAAATATGGCGATCGCAATTTATATGCTGTCATTCCTAAAGTTAAACTGCAAAATTTAAAATCACAGCAGTTAGATTACAGGTTTGAATTAGCTCAAACCTTCTGCATCCAAAAGGCGGGAAATGCGATCGCTGAATGTGAAGATATTTGGCATTATGCTAAAGGAGATCGGCAAATTTCCATCGCCCTGTCCGATGGCGCGACGGAATCTTCCTTTGCAAAGGAATGGGCAAAAGAATTAGTAACTGCTTTTGTAAATCGTGATCACGCTTATAGACAAGAACAGAATCTCCAAAGTTGGCTCCAGCCCGTACAACAAACTTGGCAACAATGGCTAGTCCAGCAAAATTTGACTTGGTTTGCCAAACGCAAAGCAGGCGCAGGGGCTTTTGCAACTTTTTTAGGTTTAGAAATTTTGTCAGATTTGAGTTGGCATGCTTTAGCAACTGGGGATTCTTGCTTATTTATAGTTCGCAACCAGCAAGCAAACCTCTATTTTCCAATCCAAAATAGCCATGAATTTAATCATCGCCCAAAATTAATTGGCACATATACCGAAGCTGCAAATATCCAGATGAATCAAGCTCATGGGGTTGCGGAATTAGGCGATCGCTTTTATTTGACCACCGATGCGATCGCCTGTTGGATTTTTAAGCAGATCGAAGCTAATCAAGATCCTTGGGTAAAATTAGGTGAGATTAATACGCAAGATGAGTTTGCAAACTGGGTAAATAAGTTACGCGATCGCCATGAGATCGCCAATGACGATACAACCTTACTATGCCTAGAAATTCGCCGTGAGTCATGA
- a CDS encoding pentapeptide repeat-containing protein produces MTDIQTWPLNIDFTIAVQNPQLCFADPDLKQASTSKNSRGRVLLWSGNFATVYKLTKGDRSWAVRCFTRIPQADVQERYQLISEYLSKHQIPYLVDFEFLAQGILVKGQWYPILKMDWVEGTELDRYIGEYIDDSQVLLRLERQLQQLQKDLQRVGIAHGDLQHGNIMVDDHGELKLVDYDGMYVPALHGSPPLEVGHPNYQPPKRSTKDFGDRLDEFSFAVISLSLRALATEPHLWATFHEDNKNLIFRQNDFQEPDASPVFQAIANIPDDETRELCDRLIRQCHGKDHEAKQKQQESKSLFRLLPNRALLWGLLGIIVSLATVGGILLMFSKNKTSALISKTPEPKPTSSPSPLQPTSSPTPVLDKPVKLTPITVSALLEQYAKGRRDFSYVQLTGTQGDRLQGQDLRNINLSKSTVEGGNLRQLILKNANLNGIKLIKVDLRGADLSNASLIDANLALSNLSEADFTQSSLLRANLAQSKLGSAILQKAELMKSNLSEADLNSANLSGANLALANLRKTNLTKANLRDSNLSAANLSEAILENADLTAADLRSAEIRQTIFTNANLSSTNLTAANLILVELSGANLNGANFRNVTVKDLGSIESADFTNTLNLATNVRQYLCTLASGNITETVIPTKTSLNCSL; encoded by the coding sequence ATGACCGATATCCAAACTTGGCCGTTAAATATTGACTTCACGATCGCGGTACAAAATCCGCAGCTTTGCTTTGCCGATCCCGATCTCAAGCAAGCTAGTACATCCAAGAATTCACGGGGTAGAGTTTTACTATGGTCAGGTAATTTTGCCACGGTTTATAAGCTCACAAAGGGCGATCGCTCTTGGGCAGTGCGGTGCTTTACGCGCATACCTCAAGCCGATGTACAGGAACGCTATCAGTTAATTAGTGAATATCTCAGTAAACATCAGATTCCCTATTTAGTAGATTTTGAATTTTTAGCTCAGGGAATTTTGGTGAAAGGACAATGGTATCCAATTCTAAAAATGGATTGGGTCGAGGGAACAGAGCTAGATCGCTATATTGGCGAATATATTGACGATTCACAGGTATTACTGCGTTTAGAGCGGCAGTTGCAACAACTCCAAAAAGATTTGCAACGGGTAGGGATTGCCCACGGTGATTTGCAGCATGGCAATATCATGGTGGACGATCATGGGGAATTGAAACTTGTTGACTATGACGGGATGTATGTACCTGCATTGCATGGTTCACCACCCCTTGAAGTGGGACATCCTAACTATCAGCCGCCCAAGCGCTCAACCAAAGATTTTGGAGATCGCCTTGATGAATTTTCTTTCGCCGTAATTTCCCTATCACTGCGTGCTTTAGCCACAGAGCCACATTTGTGGGCAACCTTTCACGAAGACAATAAAAATTTAATTTTTCGGCAAAATGACTTTCAAGAGCCTGATGCCTCACCTGTATTTCAGGCGATCGCCAATATTCCCGATGATGAGACTCGCGAACTATGCGATCGCTTGATCCGTCAATGTCACGGCAAAGACCACGAAGCTAAGCAAAAACAACAAGAGTCAAAATCTCTTTTCAGGCTTCTACCTAATAGAGCTTTACTATGGGGACTATTGGGCATCATCGTCTCATTAGCTACTGTTGGCGGTATTTTGCTAATGTTCTCCAAGAATAAAACTTCAGCTCTAATTAGCAAAACCCCTGAGCCAAAACCGACAAGTTCCCCCAGTCCACTACAACCAACTAGTTCACCCACTCCTGTTCTAGACAAGCCTGTTAAGTTAACTCCGATTACTGTGTCTGCCTTACTAGAGCAATATGCCAAGGGGCGGCGTGATTTTTCCTATGTTCAGTTAACAGGGACTCAAGGCGATCGCCTACAAGGTCAAGATTTACGCAATATCAATCTCAGTAAATCCACCGTAGAAGGAGGAAACCTCCGCCAATTAATCCTCAAAAACGCCAATTTAAACGGCATTAAGTTAATCAAAGTCGATCTCCGAGGAGCAGATCTCAGTAATGCCAGCCTAATTGATGCAAACTTAGCACTCTCTAACCTATCAGAGGCTGATTTTACTCAATCTAGCTTGTTACGGGCAAATCTAGCTCAGTCCAAGCTTGGCTCAGCAATATTACAAAAAGCTGAATTAATGAAGAGCAATCTTAGTGAAGCTGATCTCAACTCAGCCAATCTCAGTGGCGCAAATTTAGCCCTTGCCAATCTGCGGAAAACTAATCTAACTAAGGCAAATCTGCGTGATAGTAACTTATCCGCCGCAAATCTCAGTGAGGCAATTCTCGAAAATGCTGATTTAACTGCCGCCGATTTGCGATCGGCGGAAATCCGCCAAACAATTTTTACCAATGCCAATCTTAGTAGTACTAACCTCACCGCCGCGAATCTCATCCTAGTTGAGTTGTCAGGGGCAAACCTGAATGGGGCAAATTTTCGGAATGTGACGGTTAAGGATCTTGGCAGCATTGAATCTGCGGACTTTACGAATACGCTCAATCTGGCGACTAATGTACGCCAATATCTCTGTACTTTAGCGTCTGGCAATATCACTGAAACTGTTATCCCCACCAAAACAAGCCTCAATTGTTCACTATAA
- the grpE gene encoding nucleotide exchange factor GrpE — protein MIEEENLSNSDDLIDEDDDVLESRLQQLATEELKHLSNQDETSAESPNPAATSGEPKAEASKASTAAAATLEKINGLIAESTALKEQLDERKQQYLRLYADFENFRKRTERDKEELEGTVTGKILKKILPVVDDFERAQLQISPKNDGEAAIHKSYQSVYKQLLKCLKETGVARMEAVGQEFDPNFHEAIMQEPSAEYDEGIITEELRPGYLVSDDRVLRHALVKVSSGKINGAESEPENGSESSQNNESSEAN, from the coding sequence ATGATCGAAGAAGAAAACTTATCCAACTCTGATGATCTCATCGACGAAGATGATGATGTTCTTGAGTCAAGGTTACAACAACTGGCAACCGAAGAATTGAAGCATCTCTCAAACCAAGACGAGACAAGCGCAGAAAGCCCAAATCCTGCTGCAACATCTGGCGAACCTAAAGCTGAAGCTAGCAAAGCTAGTACTGCTGCTGCCGCTACCCTTGAAAAAATCAACGGTTTGATCGCTGAGTCCACCGCTCTGAAGGAACAGTTAGATGAGCGCAAGCAACAATACTTGCGTTTGTATGCCGACTTCGAGAATTTTCGCAAACGTACAGAGCGCGATAAAGAAGAGCTAGAAGGCACAGTTACAGGCAAAATTCTTAAAAAAATCTTGCCCGTAGTTGATGACTTTGAACGAGCACAATTACAGATTTCGCCTAAAAATGATGGTGAAGCTGCAATTCACAAGAGCTATCAGTCAGTATACAAACAATTACTAAAATGCCTTAAAGAAACGGGTGTGGCAAGAATGGAAGCCGTTGGTCAAGAATTTGATCCGAACTTCCATGAAGCGATCATGCAAGAACCTTCGGCAGAATATGACGAGGGTATAATTACCGAAGAATTGCGCCCTGGCTACTTGGTAAGTGACGATCGCGTTTTACGTCACGCCTTAGTTAAAGTATCGTCAGGTAAGATTAACGGGGCTGAGAGCGAACCTGAGAATGGATCAGAAAGTTCACAAAACAATGAATCTAGCGAAGCTAACTAG
- the dnaK gene encoding molecular chaperone DnaK, giving the protein MSKVIGIDLGTTNSCVSVLEGGKPVVISSAEGGRTTPSIVAFVKDSNERIVGQVAKRQSVTNSVNTIYSIKRFIGRSWTETESERRRVPYTTVKGKDETVDVQIGDKTYTPQEISAMILQKLKQDAENYLGEEVTQAVITVPAYFTDTQRQATKDAGAISGLEVLRIVNEPTAASLAYGLDKQDQDQIVLVFDLGGGTFDVSVLQLGDGIFEVKATSGNNHLGGDDFDAAIVDWLIADFKEKEGIDLSIDKTAIQRLKEAAEKAKIELSSAPSTLISLPFIAANETGPKTIELDFTRSKFDEITANLVKATLEPTAQALKDAGLLPKEINRIILVGGSTRIPSVQEAISKFFDGKKPDQSVNPDEAVAIGAAVQAGILGGEVKDLLLLDVIPLSIGLETQGGVFTKNLERNTTIPTSKSQIFSTAVDNQSAVEIHVLQGERAMAKDNKSLGKFELEGIRPAPRGIPQIEVSFDIDANGILKVSARDVDTGVEQSISITNTGGLSPSEIERMRMEAEVYAEEDTARRELANMRNQASNLIRTVEEILKDNGPTVISQSMREEPLKNMDTLKQLYESDDATYEDIQIAIKPLQQSLFELTQAVEKYSQVERVKQKSSDTLG; this is encoded by the coding sequence ATGTCGAAAGTAATTGGGATTGACCTTGGTACGACAAACAGTTGTGTTTCGGTTTTAGAGGGTGGCAAGCCTGTTGTCATCTCTAGTGCAGAAGGCGGACGCACCACACCAAGTATTGTTGCCTTTGTCAAAGATAGCAATGAACGGATTGTTGGTCAGGTCGCCAAGCGCCAATCCGTTACGAACTCGGTAAATACTATTTACAGTATCAAGCGATTTATCGGACGTAGCTGGACAGAGACCGAAAGTGAGCGCCGTCGGGTTCCATACACGACAGTTAAGGGCAAGGATGAAACTGTCGATGTCCAAATCGGCGATAAAACCTATACGCCTCAAGAAATTTCGGCAATGATCTTGCAAAAGCTTAAGCAGGATGCTGAAAACTATCTCGGCGAAGAGGTAACTCAAGCAGTTATTACTGTGCCTGCTTACTTTACAGATACGCAACGTCAAGCGACTAAGGACGCTGGCGCAATTTCGGGCTTAGAGGTTTTACGGATTGTCAACGAGCCAACGGCAGCATCTCTTGCCTATGGTTTAGACAAGCAGGATCAAGATCAAATTGTTTTAGTATTTGACCTTGGCGGCGGTACGTTTGATGTGTCCGTACTTCAATTAGGGGATGGAATTTTTGAAGTTAAGGCAACTTCAGGGAATAATCACCTCGGTGGGGATGACTTTGATGCAGCGATCGTAGATTGGCTGATTGCTGACTTTAAAGAAAAAGAAGGTATTGATTTATCCATAGATAAAACTGCGATCCAACGCCTCAAGGAAGCTGCAGAAAAGGCAAAAATCGAGCTATCTAGTGCTCCATCAACCCTAATTAGCTTGCCATTCATTGCTGCTAATGAAACGGGTCCAAAGACAATTGAGTTAGATTTTACCCGTTCCAAGTTCGACGAGATTACTGCAAATTTAGTCAAAGCAACCCTTGAACCCACAGCCCAAGCCTTGAAAGATGCGGGACTATTACCAAAAGAAATTAACCGCATTATTTTGGTTGGTGGTTCGACAAGAATCCCTTCCGTCCAAGAAGCAATCTCTAAATTCTTTGATGGTAAAAAGCCTGATCAGTCAGTCAACCCCGATGAAGCTGTAGCTATCGGTGCGGCCGTTCAAGCAGGGATCTTAGGTGGTGAAGTTAAGGATCTCTTGCTTCTAGACGTAATTCCCCTGTCCATTGGACTAGAAACCCAAGGCGGTGTATTCACCAAAAACCTTGAACGCAACACCACAATTCCTACCAGTAAGTCCCAGATTTTCTCCACTGCCGTCGATAACCAATCCGCTGTAGAAATTCATGTTCTCCAAGGTGAACGGGCTATGGCAAAGGATAATAAGAGCCTCGGTAAGTTTGAGCTAGAAGGTATTCGTCCTGCGCCACGGGGTATTCCTCAAATTGAGGTTTCCTTTGATATTGATGCCAACGGCATTCTCAAGGTATCAGCAAGAGATGTGGATACTGGCGTTGAGCAAAGTATTAGCATTACGAATACGGGTGGCTTGAGTCCTAGCGAAATTGAAAGAATGCGGATGGAAGCTGAGGTCTATGCTGAGGAAGATACAGCTCGTCGTGAGTTGGCTAATATGCGTAACCAAGCATCTAACCTGATTCGTACAGTTGAGGAAATCCTCAAAGACAATGGTCCAACGGTAATTAGCCAAAGTATGCGCGAAGAGCCTCTCAAAAATATGGACACACTCAAGCAATTGTATGAGTCCGACGATGCAACCTATGAAGATATACAAATTGCGATTAAGCCTCTGCAACAGTCATTGTTCGAGCTAACTCAAGCGGTGGAAAAATACTCTCAGGTTGAGCGAGTCAAACAAAAGTCTAGCGACACTTTAGGATAA
- the accD gene encoding acetyl-CoA carboxylase, carboxyltransferase subunit beta, with protein sequence MSLFDWFAETRSRASEAYRRKTPNLNQDSQEREIPDGLWHKCSSCGALTYVKDLKTNLMVCPECGHHNQVNAYERIAQLIDEGTWEEMDADLTSCDPLGFKDRKPYIDRIKEYRQKTGLSDGVITGTGKIDGCDAALAVMDFRFMGGSMGSVVGEKITRMLETATAKRYPALIFCASGGARMQEGILSLMQMAKTSAALERHRQANLLYIPILTNPTTGGVTASFAMLGDLILAEPKALIGFTGRRVIEQTLKQKIPEGFQSAEYLLDHGFVDAVVPRTKLKQSLAMILKMHQPPVDMSSERHLNGAVKSGIDIVSEASLAAEV encoded by the coding sequence ATGTCACTGTTTGATTGGTTTGCTGAAACACGCTCTCGTGCTAGTGAAGCATATCGCCGCAAAACCCCTAATTTAAATCAAGACTCTCAAGAACGTGAAATTCCTGATGGTTTGTGGCACAAATGTTCTAGTTGTGGCGCTTTGACCTACGTTAAGGACTTGAAAACTAATTTGATGGTTTGTCCTGAATGTGGTCATCACAATCAAGTTAATGCCTATGAGCGCATAGCCCAACTGATCGATGAAGGCACATGGGAAGAGATGGATGCAGATTTAACTTCCTGTGATCCTCTAGGTTTTAAAGATCGTAAACCCTATATCGATCGCATCAAAGAATATCGCCAAAAAACAGGCTTAAGCGATGGGGTGATCACTGGCACTGGCAAGATCGATGGTTGTGATGCTGCCCTTGCGGTAATGGATTTCCGCTTTATGGGTGGCAGTATGGGATCGGTCGTTGGCGAAAAGATTACCCGTATGCTCGAAACTGCGACAGCAAAGCGCTATCCTGCGCTGATCTTCTGTGCTTCTGGTGGGGCGCGGATGCAGGAAGGAATTTTGAGCTTGATGCAGATGGCGAAGACTTCGGCGGCTTTAGAGCGCCATCGTCAAGCAAATCTCTTGTATATTCCCATTTTGACGAATCCGACAACGGGCGGCGTAACTGCAAGTTTTGCAATGCTGGGGGATTTGATTTTAGCTGAGCCAAAGGCATTAATTGGTTTTACAGGTCGGCGCGTTATTGAGCAAACGCTTAAGCAAAAAATTCCCGAAGGTTTCCAATCGGCGGAATATTTGCTCGATCATGGGTTTGTGGATGCGGTTGTACCAAGAACTAAGCTCAAGCAAAGCCTTGCCATGATTTTAAAAATGCATCAACCACCAGTTGATATGTCTAGCGAACGCCATCTTAATGGTGCTGTTAAGTCGGGAATTGATATTGTGTCCGAGGCAAGTTTAGCTGCTGAAGTTTAG
- the nagA gene encoding N-acetylglucosamine-6-phosphate deacetylase, with protein MTGLHQIICSTQGAIDLQINGALGIPFNDLNRDRAAKLPEICRFLYQQGLDGFLPTLVTASIEQFHRSLFFLAEAIAHQKQNPDPQEAKILGVHLEGPFLHPDKRGAHPQQHLLPLNLDTLRQVLGDYTDIIKLVTLAPELDPSGETIQYLRDRQIIVSLGHSTANAEQTRTAIAQGATMVTHAFNAMPSFHHRDVGLLGAAILSDRVWCGLIADGVHVSPEMIKLLYRMKKQIFLVSDALAPLGLPDGTYPWDDRQITIKNGTARLPDGTLSGTTLPLINAVNNLVQWDICTALEAINLAINMPRYAMNLAIEPEAHQRLTWTQVTYSCESNIPIPNYEPVRSYLGCEVN; from the coding sequence ATGACAGGTTTACACCAAATTATCTGTTCTACTCAAGGGGCAATTGATCTCCAAATTAATGGAGCATTAGGAATTCCATTTAATGATCTAAATCGCGATCGCGCAGCTAAGTTACCAGAAATTTGTCGATTTCTCTATCAACAGGGACTAGATGGATTTTTGCCTACTCTCGTTACTGCCTCTATTGAGCAGTTCCATCGATCGCTATTCTTCCTAGCCGAAGCGATCGCCCATCAAAAGCAAAATCCCGATCCTCAAGAAGCCAAAATTTTAGGAGTCCATCTAGAAGGACCTTTTCTGCATCCCGATAAGCGGGGCGCACATCCCCAACAGCATCTATTACCCCTTAATCTCGATACATTACGGCAGGTATTAGGTGATTACACCGACATTATTAAATTAGTCACCCTTGCCCCCGAACTCGATCCATCAGGGGAAACGATTCAATACTTACGCGATCGCCAAATTATCGTTAGTCTTGGTCACTCTACGGCAAATGCTGAGCAAACAAGAACTGCGATCGCCCAAGGTGCAACGATGGTCACCCATGCTTTTAATGCCATGCCGAGTTTTCATCATCGTGATGTGGGGCTATTGGGTGCAGCAATATTAAGCGATCGGGTTTGGTGCGGACTAATCGCTGATGGCGTTCATGTTTCGCCCGAAATGATCAAACTCCTCTATCGGATGAAAAAACAAATTTTTCTAGTCAGTGATGCCCTTGCGCCCCTTGGTTTGCCCGATGGCACATATCCTTGGGACGATCGCCAAATTACGATAAAAAACGGCACAGCGAGATTACCCGATGGCACGCTTTCAGGTACGACGCTGCCTCTGATTAATGCGGTCAATAATTTGGTTCAGTGGGATATTTGCACAGCCTTAGAAGCAATTAATTTAGCAATCAATATGCCACGTTATGCGATGAATCTAGCGATCGAGCCCGAAGCACATCAAAGATTAACTTGGACTCAGGTTACTTACTCTTGCGAATCAAACATTCCCATACCGAACTATGAACCCGTCAGAAGCTACTTAGGTTGCGAAGTCAATTGA
- a CDS encoding Uma2 family endonuclease: MITATKPIQKRQTWEKATWEDYETLRDDQQSDRRKLFFNCEYLWVEMGAEGINHSKFGDLFAFILYILADKFPDLKLSTFGGCQIEKKGIRAAAPDIVVYVGDNIPVWKSGQSRFIDLDQWRSPDLVGEISDTTLAIDLDEKKRLYASLGIAEYWVIDVLAARIFAFRLDESSVYQQCEVSQVLPNLAIALLEQTMAMLDTKTNTEAAIWFSQQLN; the protein is encoded by the coding sequence ATGATTACAGCCACTAAACCTATTCAAAAAAGGCAAACTTGGGAAAAGGCAACTTGGGAAGACTATGAAACACTGCGCGATGATCAACAGAGTGATCGCCGTAAGTTATTTTTTAATTGTGAGTATTTATGGGTAGAAATGGGCGCAGAAGGTATCAATCACTCTAAATTTGGCGATTTATTTGCGTTTATTTTGTACATTTTGGCTGACAAATTCCCCGATCTCAAATTGAGTACCTTTGGAGGCTGTCAGATCGAAAAAAAAGGCATAAGGGCTGCTGCTCCTGACATCGTGGTATATGTTGGCGATAATATTCCCGTTTGGAAGTCAGGGCAATCACGATTTATTGATCTCGATCAGTGGCGATCGCCTGATCTCGTGGGTGAGATTTCTGATACCACTTTAGCGATCGATTTGGATGAAAAGAAGAGACTTTACGCAAGTTTAGGAATTGCGGAATATTGGGTAATTGATGTACTAGCTGCTCGGATTTTTGCGTTTCGCTTGGATGAATCAAGCGTCTATCAGCAGTGCGAAGTTTCTCAAGTATTACCAAATTTAGCGATCGCTTTACTAGAACAAACAATGGCAATGTTAGATACAAAAACTAATACAGAAGCTGCAATCTGGTTTTCGCAGCAATTAAACTAA